A stretch of DNA from Granulicella pectinivorans:
GAAGCTGGCGATTGGCGAGTACGAGAAGCTGGTGAAGCTGAAGCCGAAGGATGTCGAAGCAAAGCTGGTGCTGGGACAGCTCTATGGGGTCGATCACGACTCGGTGAAGGCGGAGAAGCAGTTCCGCGCGGCGCAGGGGATCGATTCGAACTCGGAGGAGGTCGTGTTGAATATGGCGCGGCTGTATACCGAGGAGGGTAATCCGCAGCGTGCGGTGGATGTGCTGGTTGGGGTTCCCGAGACCGACCGTACGGCGCGCATGGAGTTTGCGCTGGCAGCGACCTACGACCAACTGAAGAAGCCTAAGGAAGCGGCTGCGGCGTACAAGCGGTCGCTGGATATGGAGCCGGACAATCTCGACGCGCAGAAGGGGATGGCGAGCGCGCTGCTGCTGGATGGGCAGTTGGACGAGGCGAAGAAGTCGCTGGATGTGATTCTGGCCGCCGACCCGCAGGATGTGCAGTCGCAGATTCATCTTTCGGAGATTCAGCGTCGGCAGGGGCACTATAAAGAGGCTTTGGCTACGCTGGAGAAGGCAAAGACGCTGGCTCCGGACAATGCGGAGTTGAGCTACAACGAAGCTTTGCTGTACGACGCGCTGGGTGATTTTCCGTCGGCGATCGCGGGGCTGGACAAGCTGATTGCGGCGTCCACGCATCCGGAGGGGAACTACTCGGAGCAGGAGAAGGGGAACCGCTACCTCTTCCTGGATCGCGAGGCTTCGATCTACCGCGAGGAGAACAAGAGCACGGAGGCGATTGCGGCGTACAAGCTGATCGTTGCGCTGGGCGGAGATTTTACGATTCGCGGGTACCAGGGCGAGGTCGATACGTATCGCGAGTCGCACCAGTTCAAGGAGGCGACGGCTGTTGCGGCCGAGGCTGCGAAGGCGTTTCCGAAGGACAAGAATGTGCAGTTGATGTATGCGCAACAGTTGACCGATATGGGCAAGGTCGAGGAGGGCATGGCTCTGGCCAAGGCGCAACTGACCGGCACGACGGATGACCGCGATGTGCATCTGCAACTGGCGGTGATGAAGATTCGGCTGCGGCAGTTCAAGGAGGCCGGGGCAGAGCTGGATATCGCGACGGCTTCGGCGAAGCGTCCGGAAGAGAAGCGGTACATTACGTTCCTGCGGGGCGAGCTGTACGACAAGTCGAAGCAGTATGACCTGGCAGAGGCGGAGTTCCGGAAGGCCCTCGCGGCCGATCCGAAGGACCCGGCGATTCTGAACTACCTGGGCTATATGCTGGCGGACCGGAATGAGAAGCTGCCCGAAGCGCTGGAGATGATCAAGACGGCGGTGGAACTCGATCCGCAGAACTACGCGTATCTGGACTCGCTGGGCTGGGTGTACTTCCGGATGGGTCAGAATGCGCTGGCCGAGCAGAATCTGCACAAGGCGATTGAGCGCTCGAGCGCGGACGCTACGGTCCACGATCATTTGGGCCAGGTGTATGAGAAGACCGGTCGTCTGAAGCTGGCGGTGAGCCAGTGGGAGAGGGCGATGACGGAGTATGCGCAGTCGCTGCCGGCGGACTCCGATCCTGAGGATGTGGCGAAGGTGCGGCACCAGTTGGATGGGGCGCGTGTGAAGCTGGCCAAGGCCAACGTGGCGAAAGAGCCGAAACAGTAGCGATAGCACGGCCTCTTGGGTGAGGCTTTGAAGACGGGATAGAATACGGAAAGATGATTCGTCAATCAGTTGTATTGCTCGCTGCCTCTCTCTTTGCTGTTTCCGCTCATGCTCAGTTGGCTGGGTATGCCACTCTGACGGTGTCCCGGATGTCGAACCTGCAGAGCTCGCCTTATGCGGCTCCGCTGGCTCCCAACCCGATCGACAATTCGTTCAATCCGCTGGGCGGCACGTTTGGTGCTTACTACGACTTCAAGACGCTTGGGCCGGTTCGCCTGGGTGTGGATGCGCGTACGATGCTGCTGACGACGAAGCAGGGCGCGGAGAGCGGATACAACGGAGTCGGTGGCAAGGTGTATTCGTACCTGGGCGGCGTGCGCGGTACGTTTCATACGCCTCTGAAGGCTTTCGAGGGGTATGTGCAGGGTTCGGCGGGCCTGGGTCAGTCGAACTATGGCTTTCCTCCCGCGGCGATCGCGGCGGTCACCAAGGAGACGAACACGCCCGCTTCGCGCATTATCTACAAGAACAACTTCGAGTATCACGCGTTCGTCGGCCTGCAGTTGCATGTGACGCCGATTGCGGAGTGGCGCGTGTTTGAGGTGGGCTATGGGGCTCTCTCGGGCGGCGGCCATACGTATCCGTTGCAGAGCGTGAGCACGGGCGTGGTGTTCCACTTCCCGGTGGCGCAGTAAGGGTTCGCGGTAAAATACAGGCTATGGGCACACAGAACACAGGCTATACCGACGACCACGCCAAGGCAGGTCTTGACCACGAGTTTCCCTCGATCGATACGTGGGAGAACCAGTTTCCGGGATATGAGATCCTGATTGACGATCCAGAATTCACCAGCGTGTGTCCGAAGACGTCGCTGCCGGACTTTGGCGTGCTGACGATTCGGTACTCGCCGCGGAAGAGTTGCCTGGAGCTGAAGTCGCTGAAGGAATATCTGTTCCACTATCGCAATCTGGGGATCTTCCAGGAGAACATCGCGAATCAGGTGCTGAACGATATCGTGAAGGCTACCGATCCGGTTTGGGCTGAGGTGAAGGGCGACTTCCGGCCGAGGGGTGGGATTTCTACTGTGGTGACGGCTCGGTATCCGCGGCCTTCGGAGAAGTAGAACAGGCAACAGATTATAGGGAAAAAGCGGAAAAGGCAGGAAAAAGAGGCAAGTGCGGGGGAGTCCCCGGGCTTGCCTCTTTGCTGTTGGAGCTTCTGGGGAGGGCTTTGTCTGGGCTCTTGTAGTGACACCAATATTGCCTGTCTTCCTCCTGGATTCGTCTTGACCGCAGTGACCATCTATCTTCCGGTGCTGCTATGCTCGGCTGTGTATGACGACCGTGACTGAGACGACCTCGAAACCGAAGGGGCTGCCTGTGGCTGGGGCAGCGACTGCGCTGGTGCTGCTGACGGCGCTGAATTTTGTGAACTACATCGACCGCTACATTCTGCCTGCGGTGCAGGAGCAGATTCGGGGCGAGTTTCATATTACGGATAGTCAGATTGGGTCGCTGACGTTCTGGTTCATGGTCGCGTATATGGGAATCTCGCCGCTGACGGGGTGGCTGGGGGACCGGTTTCCGCGCAAGCCGATGATTGTGGGTGCGGCGCTTTTGATCAGTGCCGTGAATTTTTTTACCTCGGATGTGCACTCGTATGATTCGCTGAACTTTCGGCACGCGATGCTGGGTATCGGCGAGGCGAGCTTCGGGATCTTTGCGCCCTCGATGCTGGCGGACTTCTATCCGGAAGACCAGCGCAACCGGGTGATGACGATCTTCAATATTGCTCTGCCGGTGGGCGCTGCGATTGGGGTCGTGGGCGGAGGGATGATTGGGGCGAAGTACGGGTGGAGGCACTCGTTTATCGTGTCGGCGATTCCGGGGGCGATTATTGCCTTACTGGTCGCGTTCCTGATCAAGGAGCCGGCGCGGAGCGGACGGGTGGAGAAGGCCAAGGTGGAGAAGGGCGTGATTCTGTCGCTGCTTTCGAACCGGGCGTATATGTGCACGATCCTGGGATATGCAGCAGTGACGTTTTCGCTGGGCGGGATCTCGTGGTGGATGGTGTCGTTCCTGGTGAGGGTGCAGGGGATGTCGCAGAGCGAGGCTTCGGGGGTGATGGGGCCGATTATCGTGGTCGGCGGCCTGGGCGGGACGATTGTAGGTGGGCTTTGGGCGCAGTGGTGGTCGAAGAAGACGCCCAAGGCGATGTTTTATGTGCCTTCCCTGAGTGCGTTGGCGGCGGTGCCTCCGGCGCTGCTGTGCTTCTTTGGGCCGAAGCCTTTTACGCTGCCGGCGCTGACGGTGGCGGTGTTCTTTATCTTTCTGGGGACGGGGCCGGTGAATGCGACGACGCTGAACTCGGTGAGCGCGGAGGTGAGGGCCACGGCGATGGCGGGGCAGTTGCTGGTGATCCACCTGCTGGGGGATATGACTTCGCCGAAGATTATCGGGATTGTGAGCGACCACTCGAACCTGCGGATCGGGCTGGGGGCTACGTTAATCACGATGGTGATTGGGTCGGGGATCTTCTACCTGGGATCGCGGTCGGCTCCGAAGCTGGAGGCCGTTGCTTAAGAGCAAAAGACTGTTGGGGAAAGGCGGAACAAGCGGGTAAAGAGACAAAGGCGGAGACTCAGATGTTGATTCGGTGGGATGTTGTTGTGGCCTGGGTGGTGGCGGGAGCGTGGGCCCTGAAGACGGGTGAAGCGGCGTGGGGACTTCCACGGATTCCGGACCTGTTGCGGGAGGAGTTCGACCGGTGGCCCGTGGGGGGGCCGCGGTTGACGGTGATTGTGCCGGCTCGCGATGAAGAAGAGGGGGTGGTGGCTTGTCTCGAGTCGCTGATGGCGCAGGATTATCCGGGGCTGCATGTGATTGCGGTGGACGACCGGTCGAGCGATGCCACGGGTGCGTTGATGGATGCGCTGGCGGGACGGTTTCCCGAGAGGCTGACGGTGATGCATGTGACCGAGCTTCCGGCGGGGTGGCTGGGGAAGGTGCATGCGCTGGCGTTAGGGGCGAAGCAGGCTGAGGTGCTGACGCAGCCGGAGTTCCTGCTGTTTACGGATGGGGATGTGGTGTTTCGTGCCGATGCGCTGCGACGGACGCTGGCGCGTGTGGTCGATGTGCAGGCGGACCATATGGTGACGGTGCCTACGATGGATCTGCGGCGCTGGGACGAAGGGGTGGTGCTGGGGTTCTTTCAGATCTTCGGGCTGTGGGCTACGCGTCCGTGGAAGGTGGAAGACCCGAAGGCGATGCGGGATGTGGTGGGGATTGGCGCATTCAACTTGATGCGGACGACGGCGTACCGTGCGATCGGTGGGTTCGAAGGGCAGAAGATGGATATCCTTGAGGACTTTACGCTGGCCAAGAGGGTGAAGAAGGCCGGGTTGCGGCAGAGGATCTGCTTTGGGCATGGGTTGGTGACAGTCCACTGGGCGTCGGGGGCGAAGGGGCTGGTGGGGGTGATGACGAAGAACATCTTTTCGGCGTTCCGGTTTCACGCTTCGCTGCTGCTGGGGGCTTGTGTGTGGCTGGCGGTGTTTGCGGTGGGGCCTTCGGTGGGGGTGTGGATGCCCGGGGTGAGGGTGCCTTCGGCGATTGCTCTGCTCTGCGCGGTGTGGGCTTACCGGCTCTATGGGCGGACTTCGGGCATCTCGGCCTGGTACGCGGCGGGGTTTCCGGTGGGGGCTTTGTTGTTCATCTTTACGCTGCTCCGGTCGATGGCGGTGACACTGCGGCAGGGTGGGGTCTGGTGGAGAGGGACTTTCTATTCGCTGGAGGATTTGCGGCGGGAGGCGGGACCGCTGGGGTGAGTTCCGGGTGAACCCACATCCCAGAATCGGGATGTGGGTTCACCCGGGGTTGCGGCGGTTAGTTGGTTTCGAGGACTACGACCGTGGCGATGGGGTCCAGGGGCTGGGACGGGAGTTGGATGTCCAAGGTGCCGGAGCCCTGGGTCAGCTTGAGGGGCTTGCGGCTCTTGTCAGCCAGCAGGTAAGCCTTGGTGACGTGGCGGGTGAGCTTGTCGAGGTGGAAGGAGCCGCTGGGCCACTTGAAGATTTCAAGGTATATCTTGTGGGCCTTGGTGGTGGAGCGCCAGTCCCAGGTGGAGACGAACTTCGGATTGCCCTTGTTATCCTTTTCGGTGGTGCTGAACGCGCCGGCTTCAGGGCCGAAGGTGGTGTTGGTGGTGCCGTAGATGGCCTCGCCGTTGACGTCGAGCCACTTTCCGACCTGATGGAGGCGTTCGACTTCGGGGGCGGGAACGATGCCGTGGGAGTCCGGGCCGATATTGAGGAGGTAGTTGCCGCCCTTGGAGGCGATGTCGATGAGGTTGCGGAGGATGGTTTCGGTGGACTTGAAGTTGGTGTCGAAGGACTTGTAGCCCCAGGTGTCGTTCATGGTCATGCAGGACTCCCAGTCGCGGCCGGGGTAGCCCTGGGCGGGGATGTACTGCTCGGGGGTCTCGGTGTCACCTTTGTAGGTTCCGCCGAGACGGTTGTTCCAGATGAGTTTGGGGTACTTGTTGAGGAGGGCGACGACCTCGGAGGCGAGCTCGGGGGTCATGTCCTTGGTGGGGGTGTCGAACCAGATGATGACGGGGTAGTCGCCGTAGTTGGAGAGGAGTTCTTTGAGCTGTGGGATCGCCTTGGTGCGGAGATAGGTGGCGTAGTCGCCGTCCTGTGCCTTATCCCAGTGGTAGGTGGGGGGCTGGTGGTCGCCGGTCTTGAGCGCGGCACCGCCGGGAGCGGTCCAGTCCTGATCCTGTGAGTAGTAGAAGCCGAGTTTGACGCCTTGCTTGCGGCATTCTTCTGCGAGTTCCTTGAGGGGATCGCGGTGGAAGGGGGTGCCGGTAACGATGTTGAAGGGATCGACCCTGGAGTCGAACATGGCGAAGCCGTCGTGGTGCTTGGCGGTGATGACGATGTACTTCATGCCTGCGGCCTTGGCGAGGGCGACGATGTCGTGCGCGGAGAAGCCGGTGGGATTGAACTGGGGCGCGAGGGCTTTGTAGTCGGCGACGGGGATGGAGGCGTTGTTCATGATCCACTCCCCGATGCCGGGGACCTGCTTGCCGTCCCAGGTGCCGGCGGGGATGGAGTAGAGGCCCCAGTGGATGAACATGCCGAAGCGGGCCTCGCGGAACCAGGCGAGCCGTGCGTCTTTCTGGGCGGGGGTCTCAGTGTCCTGGATGGAGGGGACGGGGTGGTTGGTGGGGGTGGTGTCGGGCTTGGAACCGGCGAGCTGGGCGTTCGCAAGCATTGGGGCGAAGGTAGTGGCGGCCAGGAGTGCGATGGATGCGGCTAGTTTCACGGGTGTTCCTCAAGGGGATGTCGTAGCGAGAGAATTGTATGTGAAAAGAATGCTTCGTGGGTGAAAAGCTGTCCAGCCGGCTGGGGCCGTTGCCGGTGGCGGGTGCGCCTCCGGCTGTGCAGGAGGTTGGTGGTGGATGTCGTGGTCCGGTAGGATTGTGCGTGGTTGCTGGTTCGGGGAGATGAGATGAAGCTTCGTGTTTTGCTTGCGTTGGGTGTGTTGTGTGGAACTGCGGTAGGGCAGAGCTGGACGGTGAAGCCGGAGTGGGTGCGGGCGCATGAGGAGTTTCTCGCCAGCGATGCGATGGCCGGGCGTGGGAGTGCGACGAAGCTTGAAGAGATTACGGCGAACTATGTGGCTTCGGAGTTTATCGGCTATGGCCTGAAACCGGCGCCGGGGATGACCGGGTATCTGCAGAGCGCGGATGTGGAGCCCTACCAGACGCCGAACGGACGGCAGAGGGTGAGGGTGGCGGAGCAGCAGGGGAAGCCGGGAGCGGCGAAGACCTTCAATGCGATCGGCTACCTGGAGGGGACGGACCCGTCGAGCGGAACGATTCTGCTGACGGCGCACCTGGATCATCTCGGGACGAAGGATGCCGGGAAGGGCGACGGGATCTATAACGGAGCGAACGACGATGCGGCGGGTACGACTGCGGTACTAGAGCTGGCCCATGCGCTGGCGAGCGGTCCGCGGCTGAAGCGGAATGTGTTGTTTGTCTGCTACGGGGCGGAGGAGCTGGGCGGTCTTGGGTCGACCTATTTTGGGGCTCATCCTCCGGTGGCGCTGGCCAGCATCATCGCGAATCTGGAGTTTGAGATGATCGGGAACCAGGATCCGAAGATGCCGAAGGGAGTTCTTCTGCTGACGGGATGGGAGAGGTCGAACCTGGGCCCGACGTTAAAGGAGCATGGGGCTCTGCTGGGGCCGGATCCTTATCCGGAGCAGCACTTCTTTCAGCGGTCGGATAACTATATGCTGGCGCTGAAGGGTGTCGTGGCGCATACGGCAGCGGGGTGGGGGACTCCGCCGACGTATCATCAGCCGAATGACGACCTGGAACATCTGGATCTGGCGTTTATGACGGAGGCGATTCAGAGCCTGGTGGAGCCGATGCGCTGGCTGGCTTCGAGCGATTTCAGACCGAGCTGGAACAAGGGCGGTCAGCCGAAGGGCAGGGAATAGGCCGATGAGTGCGACTGTCGTTCACTATGAAGGTTCTTTGCGATGCCGCTCCGAGCATGAGGAATCGGGAGTGGTGGTGGTCACGGATGCTCCGAAGGATAACCATGGTCAGGGCTCGAGTTTTTCTCCGAGTGAGCTGCTGTCGGTTTCGCTGGGAAGCTGCATTCTAAGCATTATGGGGATCATGGCGCGGTCGTCGGGGATCGATATGAGCGGCGCTACCGCGACGGTTGAGAAAGAGATGGCGGATGCACCGAGGAGAATCGCGAAGATTTCCGTGCATGTGCGTGTTCCGGGTGTACTGGACGAAGGTCAACGGCGAAGGCTCAAGAATGCGGCGCATGCGTGCCCGATACACAACGTCCTGAATATTGAGGCTCCCATCACGTTTACGTGGGGGTAGTTGTTGAAGCATAGAGACGTAACGGCAGGGGTTTTGAGGAGAGTGTGATGGCGGAGATGAAGGCGGTTCAGTTTGCGAAGGACAATGGGACTCGGTTTGTAGGGGAGTTGCTGGAGCTGCTGCGGATTCCATCGATCTCGACCGATCCGGCGCGGGTAGAGGACGTGCGGCGG
This window harbors:
- a CDS encoding M28 family peptidase; this encodes MKLRVLLALGVLCGTAVGQSWTVKPEWVRAHEEFLASDAMAGRGSATKLEEITANYVASEFIGYGLKPAPGMTGYLQSADVEPYQTPNGRQRVRVAEQQGKPGAAKTFNAIGYLEGTDPSSGTILLTAHLDHLGTKDAGKGDGIYNGANDDAAGTTAVLELAHALASGPRLKRNVLFVCYGAEELGGLGSTYFGAHPPVALASIIANLEFEMIGNQDPKMPKGVLLLTGWERSNLGPTLKEHGALLGPDPYPEQHFFQRSDNYMLALKGVVAHTAAGWGTPPTYHQPNDDLEHLDLAFMTEAIQSLVEPMRWLASSDFRPSWNKGGQPKGRE
- the queF gene encoding preQ(1) synthase; this encodes MGTQNTGYTDDHAKAGLDHEFPSIDTWENQFPGYEILIDDPEFTSVCPKTSLPDFGVLTIRYSPRKSCLELKSLKEYLFHYRNLGIFQENIANQVLNDIVKATDPVWAEVKGDFRPRGGISTVVTARYPRPSEK
- a CDS encoding spinster family MFS transporter, which gives rise to MTTVTETTSKPKGLPVAGAATALVLLTALNFVNYIDRYILPAVQEQIRGEFHITDSQIGSLTFWFMVAYMGISPLTGWLGDRFPRKPMIVGAALLISAVNFFTSDVHSYDSLNFRHAMLGIGEASFGIFAPSMLADFYPEDQRNRVMTIFNIALPVGAAIGVVGGGMIGAKYGWRHSFIVSAIPGAIIALLVAFLIKEPARSGRVEKAKVEKGVILSLLSNRAYMCTILGYAAVTFSLGGISWWMVSFLVRVQGMSQSEASGVMGPIIVVGGLGGTIVGGLWAQWWSKKTPKAMFYVPSLSALAAVPPALLCFFGPKPFTLPALTVAVFFIFLGTGPVNATTLNSVSAEVRATAMAGQLLVIHLLGDMTSPKIIGIVSDHSNLRIGLGATLITMVIGSGIFYLGSRSAPKLEAVA
- a CDS encoding OsmC family protein; translation: MSATVVHYEGSLRCRSEHEESGVVVVTDAPKDNHGQGSSFSPSELLSVSLGSCILSIMGIMARSSGIDMSGATATVEKEMADAPRRIAKISVHVRVPGVLDEGQRRRLKNAAHACPIHNVLNIEAPITFTWG
- a CDS encoding tetratricopeptide repeat protein; the protein is MTMPFLRSALRRLSFVPVASFRMWTPAVALLLVTTAAVGQAPAKPADAVKTPDRASSYYHYGLAHLYEEMAVNAGRPDYATQAVEQYKLALDADPNSLLLQDGLADLYFRLGRIREAVQAAQEQVGRNPDDIAAHELLGKVYVRSLGDMQGAQAAEMLKLAIGEYEKLVKLKPKDVEAKLVLGQLYGVDHDSVKAEKQFRAAQGIDSNSEEVVLNMARLYTEEGNPQRAVDVLVGVPETDRTARMEFALAATYDQLKKPKEAAAAYKRSLDMEPDNLDAQKGMASALLLDGQLDEAKKSLDVILAADPQDVQSQIHLSEIQRRQGHYKEALATLEKAKTLAPDNAELSYNEALLYDALGDFPSAIAGLDKLIAASTHPEGNYSEQEKGNRYLFLDREASIYREENKSTEAIAAYKLIVALGGDFTIRGYQGEVDTYRESHQFKEATAVAAEAAKAFPKDKNVQLMYAQQLTDMGKVEEGMALAKAQLTGTTDDRDVHLQLAVMKIRLRQFKEAGAELDIATASAKRPEEKRYITFLRGELYDKSKQYDLAEAEFRKALAADPKDPAILNYLGYMLADRNEKLPEALEMIKTAVELDPQNYAYLDSLGWVYFRMGQNALAEQNLHKAIERSSADATVHDHLGQVYEKTGRLKLAVSQWERAMTEYAQSLPADSDPEDVAKVRHQLDGARVKLAKANVAKEPKQ
- a CDS encoding alpha-L-fucosidase, whose translation is MKLAASIALLAATTFAPMLANAQLAGSKPDTTPTNHPVPSIQDTETPAQKDARLAWFREARFGMFIHWGLYSIPAGTWDGKQVPGIGEWIMNNASIPVADYKALAPQFNPTGFSAHDIVALAKAAGMKYIVITAKHHDGFAMFDSRVDPFNIVTGTPFHRDPLKELAEECRKQGVKLGFYYSQDQDWTAPGGAALKTGDHQPPTYHWDKAQDGDYATYLRTKAIPQLKELLSNYGDYPVIIWFDTPTKDMTPELASEVVALLNKYPKLIWNNRLGGTYKGDTETPEQYIPAQGYPGRDWESCMTMNDTWGYKSFDTNFKSTETILRNLIDIASKGGNYLLNIGPDSHGIVPAPEVERLHQVGKWLDVNGEAIYGTTNTTFGPEAGAFSTTEKDNKGNPKFVSTWDWRSTTKAHKIYLEIFKWPSGSFHLDKLTRHVTKAYLLADKSRKPLKLTQGSGTLDIQLPSQPLDPIATVVVLETN
- a CDS encoding glycosyltransferase, yielding MLIRWDVVVAWVVAGAWALKTGEAAWGLPRIPDLLREEFDRWPVGGPRLTVIVPARDEEEGVVACLESLMAQDYPGLHVIAVDDRSSDATGALMDALAGRFPERLTVMHVTELPAGWLGKVHALALGAKQAEVLTQPEFLLFTDGDVVFRADALRRTLARVVDVQADHMVTVPTMDLRRWDEGVVLGFFQIFGLWATRPWKVEDPKAMRDVVGIGAFNLMRTTAYRAIGGFEGQKMDILEDFTLAKRVKKAGLRQRICFGHGLVTVHWASGAKGLVGVMTKNIFSAFRFHASLLLGACVWLAVFAVGPSVGVWMPGVRVPSAIALLCAVWAYRLYGRTSGISAWYAAGFPVGALLFIFTLLRSMAVTLRQGGVWWRGTFYSLEDLRREAGPLG